Proteins encoded within one genomic window of Bombus vancouverensis nearcticus chromosome 4, iyBomVanc1_principal, whole genome shotgun sequence:
- the LOC117157566 gene encoding proton-coupled amino acid transporter-like protein pathetic isoform X4, protein MRPMIAEYDPKKHGVKTELSDTVLVKYKCEKNDIPITVTNGSTLPLVERPNDEEAALYNPFEHRKLAHPTSDLDTLIHLLKGSLGTGILAMPMAFRNAGLLFGLIATFFIGAVCTYCVHILVKCAHNLCRRTQTPSLGFAEVAEAAFLVGPEPVQKYARLAKATINSFLVIDLIGCCCVYIVFISTNIKGVVDYYTETDRDVRFYMAALLPFLIAFSLVRNLKFLAPFSMIANILIATGMGITFYYIFSDLPSISDLPNFSSWSQLPLFFGTAIFALEGIGVVMSLENNMKTPTHFIGCPGVLNTGMFCVVLLYSTVGFFGYWRYGEDTKASITLNPEQNEVLAQSAKLMIAVAIFLTYGLQFYVPMEIIWKNLKQYFSSRKLLGEYLVRILMVIFTVGVAIAIPNLGPFISLVGAVCLSTLGLMFPSVIELVTVWEQENGLGTCYWRLWKNLAIILFGVLGFITGTYVSIQEIIEEDK, encoded by the exons ATACAAGTGCGAGAAAAATGACATACCGATTACCGTCACGAACGGCTCGACGTTACCGCTCGTGGAAAGACCGAACGACGAGGAAGCGGCCCTTTACAATCCGTTCGAGCACAGGAAGTTGGCCCATCCGACTTCGGATCTGGATACGTTGATACATCTTCTGAAAGGAAGCTTAGGAACGGGAATTCTAGCGATGCCAATGGCCTTCCGTAACGCCGGTCTGTTGTTCGGCCTGATCGCTACCTTCTTCATCGGTGCTGTTTGTACCTACTGCGTTCATATTTTGGTCAAATGCGCTCATAATCTATGCAGGCGGACTCAAACGCCGAGTCTAGGGTTCGCCGAAGTCGCGGAAGCCGCGTTTCTGGTCGGTCCTGAGCCGGTACAGAAATACGCTCGCCTAGCCAA GGCGACGATCAATTCGTTCTTAGTGATCGACCTGATAGGCTGCTGCTGCGTGTACATAGTTTTCATTTCAACCAACATCAAGGGGGTGGTCGACTACTACACGGAGACCGACCGCGATGTTCGATTTTATATGGCGGCGTTGTTGCCTTTCTTGATCGCTTTCTCGCTCGTGAGAAACCTGAAATTCCTGGCGCCGTTCTCCATGATCGCCAACATATTGATCGCCACTGGAATGGGGATCACGTTCTACTACATTTTCAGCGACTTGCCCAGCATCAGCGATTTACCCAACTTTTCGAGCTGGTCTCAGTTACCTCTGTTCTTCGGCACGGCCATCTTCGCTCTCGAAGGCATCGGTGTG GTGATGTCTCTGGAGAACAATATGAAAACCCCGACGCATTTCATCGGTTGCCCAGGTGTGCTCAACACTGGTATGTTCTGCGTGGTATTGTTGTACAGCACCGTCGGTTTCTTCGGCTACTGGCGGTACGGCGAGGACACGAAAGCCTCGATCACTCTGAACCCAGAGCAAAACGAGGTTCTGGCCCAATCGGCCAAGTTAATGATCGCGGTTGCCATCTTTCTCACCTACGGTCTCCAATTCTACGTTCCGATGGAAATTATCTGGAAGAACCTGAAACAATATTTCAGCTCGAGGAAACTCCTCGGCGAATACCTAGTCCGTATCCTGATGGTGATCTTCACGGTGGGCGTGGCGATCGCTATTCCAAACCTAGGTCCGTTTATCTCTTTGGTAGGCGCTGTGTGCCTGTCCACTCTCGGTTTGATGTTCCCTTCTGTGATCGAACTGGTCACCGTATGGGAACAAGAGAACGGTTTGGGGACGTGCTACTGGAGGCTCTGGAAGAACCTAGCTATCATCCTGTTCGGTGTATTGGGTTTCATAACCGGAACCTACGTCAGCATCCAGGAGATCATCGAAGAGGACAAATGA
- the LOC117157566 gene encoding proton-coupled amino acid transporter-like protein pathetic isoform X3: protein MSHKMLSQGAPVHGGSSQRTPMRPMIAEYDPKKHGVKTELSDTVLVKYKCEKNDIPITVTNGSTLPLVERPNDEEAALYNPFEHRKLAHPTSDLDTLIHLLKGSLGTGILAMPMAFRNAGLLFGLIATFFIGAVCTYCVHILVKCAHNLCRRTQTPSLGFAEVAEAAFLVGPEPVQKYARLAKATINSFLVIDLIGCCCVYIVFISTNIKGVVDYYTETDRDVRFYMAALLPFLIAFSLVRNLKFLAPFSMIANILIATGMGITFYYIFSDLPSISDLPNFSSWSQLPLFFGTAIFALEGIGVVMSLENNMKTPTHFIGCPGVLNTGMFCVVLLYSTVGFFGYWRYGEDTKASITLNPEQNEVLAQSAKLMIAVAIFLTYGLQFYVPMEIIWKNLKQYFSSRKLLGEYLVRILMVIFTVGVAIAIPNLGPFISLVGAVCLSTLGLMFPSVIELVTVWEQENGLGTCYWRLWKNLAIILFGVLGFITGTYVSIQEIIEEDK, encoded by the exons ATACAAGTGCGAGAAAAATGACATACCGATTACCGTCACGAACGGCTCGACGTTACCGCTCGTGGAAAGACCGAACGACGAGGAAGCGGCCCTTTACAATCCGTTCGAGCACAGGAAGTTGGCCCATCCGACTTCGGATCTGGATACGTTGATACATCTTCTGAAAGGAAGCTTAGGAACGGGAATTCTAGCGATGCCAATGGCCTTCCGTAACGCCGGTCTGTTGTTCGGCCTGATCGCTACCTTCTTCATCGGTGCTGTTTGTACCTACTGCGTTCATATTTTGGTCAAATGCGCTCATAATCTATGCAGGCGGACTCAAACGCCGAGTCTAGGGTTCGCCGAAGTCGCGGAAGCCGCGTTTCTGGTCGGTCCTGAGCCGGTACAGAAATACGCTCGCCTAGCCAA GGCGACGATCAATTCGTTCTTAGTGATCGACCTGATAGGCTGCTGCTGCGTGTACATAGTTTTCATTTCAACCAACATCAAGGGGGTGGTCGACTACTACACGGAGACCGACCGCGATGTTCGATTTTATATGGCGGCGTTGTTGCCTTTCTTGATCGCTTTCTCGCTCGTGAGAAACCTGAAATTCCTGGCGCCGTTCTCCATGATCGCCAACATATTGATCGCCACTGGAATGGGGATCACGTTCTACTACATTTTCAGCGACTTGCCCAGCATCAGCGATTTACCCAACTTTTCGAGCTGGTCTCAGTTACCTCTGTTCTTCGGCACGGCCATCTTCGCTCTCGAAGGCATCGGTGTG GTGATGTCTCTGGAGAACAATATGAAAACCCCGACGCATTTCATCGGTTGCCCAGGTGTGCTCAACACTGGTATGTTCTGCGTGGTATTGTTGTACAGCACCGTCGGTTTCTTCGGCTACTGGCGGTACGGCGAGGACACGAAAGCCTCGATCACTCTGAACCCAGAGCAAAACGAGGTTCTGGCCCAATCGGCCAAGTTAATGATCGCGGTTGCCATCTTTCTCACCTACGGTCTCCAATTCTACGTTCCGATGGAAATTATCTGGAAGAACCTGAAACAATATTTCAGCTCGAGGAAACTCCTCGGCGAATACCTAGTCCGTATCCTGATGGTGATCTTCACGGTGGGCGTGGCGATCGCTATTCCAAACCTAGGTCCGTTTATCTCTTTGGTAGGCGCTGTGTGCCTGTCCACTCTCGGTTTGATGTTCCCTTCTGTGATCGAACTGGTCACCGTATGGGAACAAGAGAACGGTTTGGGGACGTGCTACTGGAGGCTCTGGAAGAACCTAGCTATCATCCTGTTCGGTGTATTGGGTTTCATAACCGGAACCTACGTCAGCATCCAGGAGATCATCGAAGAGGACAAATGA